From Girardinichthys multiradiatus isolate DD_20200921_A chromosome 3, DD_fGirMul_XY1, whole genome shotgun sequence, the proteins below share one genomic window:
- the tapbpl gene encoding tapasin-related protein isoform X2, giving the protein MFCSLTMIEVLFFGLFLTFVNADGVADVVLSCSLVEEGAGLGGMGGGALFTRTPATLVLRDIPVGPDESLDTLTPFVPPSVPDPDLILFENKVSSPEIPNAGMLLHADCNEQEVMCEISRYTPRGLEEGSDPAYFMVSLSVVGFDFSTSLILQTLPVDKDQQTLVQNKLSLPLSQSGTLLTKDVLLNCGFKQEEIPLAPEVGLEWRLQHRGKGRKVLEIKTKLDDTEGATVVHGERKGSSVDGAQVLSEGNVSMSVTELKVVDEGTYICTVNLGHFHAQQIIQLHIIQPPQVSLSEEKLFLSKSSPQTLSCHCAKYYPLEAQMEWFFLPPTETEPKLFPNQGSLSSHRQHGDRTFSLSSHITVPPSFSPGTKITCRVSHPALDEPLYVSIVVESPQSDSYWWVLGFLVVTVLFFYQVMK; this is encoded by the exons ATGTTTTGCTCCTTGACGATGATTGAAGTATTATTTTTTGGATTGTTTTTGACGTTCGTTAATG CTGATGGGGTTGCTGATGTAGTTCTTTCCTGCTCTCTGGTCGAGGAGGGAGCCGGACTGGGTGGAATGGGAGGTGGCGCTCTCTTTACCCGAACCCCAGCCACTCTGGTCCTTCGAGATATCCCAGTGGGGCCCGATGAATCACTCGACACGCTCACTCCATTTGTCCCACCCTCAGTCCCTGATCCGGACCTCATCTTGTTTGAAAACAAAG TGTCATCGCCTGAGATCCCCAACGCAGGCATGTTGCTCCATGCAGACTGCAATGAACAGGAGGTGATGTGTGAAATAAGTCGTTACACTCCTAGAGGACTTGAGGAAGGTTCTGATCCAGCATATTTCATGGTTTCTCTCAGCGTGGTGGGATTTGACTTCAGTACGTCGCTCATTCTACAAACATTACCAGTTGACAAAGATCAGCAAACCTTGGTACAAAACAAGCTCAGTTTACCTCTCAGCCAGTCAGGAACTCTGCTGACTAAAG ATGTTCTCCTCAACTGCGGCTTCAAGCAAGAGGAAATACCTTTAGCACCAGAAGTGGGCCTTGAATGGCGTCTACAGCACAGAGGAAAAGGCCGGAAAGTGCTTGAAATTAAGACAAAACTAGATGACACAGAAGGGGCGACTGTAG TTCATGGTGAGAGGAAAGGCTCCAGCGTGGATGGTGCTCAAGTCCTCAGTGAGGGGAATGTGTCCATGAGTGTGACTGAGCTGAAGGTTGTAGATGAAGGAACCTACATCTGTACAGTCAATCTGGGTCATTTCCACGCCCAGCAGATCATCCAGCTCCATATCATTC AACCACCACAGGTCTCTCTGTCGgaggagaagctgtttctgagTAAAAGTTCTCCACAGACATTGAGCTGTCATTGTGCTAAATACTATCCATTAGAGGCACAG ATGGAGTGGTTTTTCCTTCCTCCAACTGAAACGGAGCCAAAACTCTTTCCAAATCAGGGCTCTCTGAGCAGTCATCGGCAGCATGGGGACAGGACGTTTTCTCTGTCCTCTCATATAACTGTCCCCCCAAGTTTTTCTCCAGGAACCAAGATCACCTGCAGGGTATCCCACCCAGCACTGGATGAGCCTCTCTATGTCAGTATAGTAGTCGAAAGTCCCCAATCAG ATTCCTACTGGTGGGTTCTCGGTTTCCTCGTCGTCACTGTTCTTTTCTTCTATCAGGTCATGAAATAA
- the tapbpl gene encoding tapasin-related protein isoform X1 — MFCSLTMIEVLFFGLFLTFVNADGVADVVLSCSLVEEGAGLGGMGGGALFTRTPATLVLRDIPVGPDESLDTLTPFVPPSVPDPDLILFENKVSSPEIPNAGMLLHADCNEQEVMCEISRYTPRGLEEGSDPAYFMVSLSVVGFDFSTSLILQTLPVDKDQQTLVQNKLSLPLSQSGTLLTKVIFLVFSNINSVSAPLRGDVLLNCGFKQEEIPLAPEVGLEWRLQHRGKGRKVLEIKTKLDDTEGATVVHGERKGSSVDGAQVLSEGNVSMSVTELKVVDEGTYICTVNLGHFHAQQIIQLHIIQPPQVSLSEEKLFLSKSSPQTLSCHCAKYYPLEAQMEWFFLPPTETEPKLFPNQGSLSSHRQHGDRTFSLSSHITVPPSFSPGTKITCRVSHPALDEPLYVSIVVESPQSDSYWWVLGFLVVTVLFFYQVMK, encoded by the exons ATGTTTTGCTCCTTGACGATGATTGAAGTATTATTTTTTGGATTGTTTTTGACGTTCGTTAATG CTGATGGGGTTGCTGATGTAGTTCTTTCCTGCTCTCTGGTCGAGGAGGGAGCCGGACTGGGTGGAATGGGAGGTGGCGCTCTCTTTACCCGAACCCCAGCCACTCTGGTCCTTCGAGATATCCCAGTGGGGCCCGATGAATCACTCGACACGCTCACTCCATTTGTCCCACCCTCAGTCCCTGATCCGGACCTCATCTTGTTTGAAAACAAAG TGTCATCGCCTGAGATCCCCAACGCAGGCATGTTGCTCCATGCAGACTGCAATGAACAGGAGGTGATGTGTGAAATAAGTCGTTACACTCCTAGAGGACTTGAGGAAGGTTCTGATCCAGCATATTTCATGGTTTCTCTCAGCGTGGTGGGATTTGACTTCAGTACGTCGCTCATTCTACAAACATTACCAGTTGACAAAGATCAGCAAACCTTGGTACAAAACAAGCTCAGTTTACCTCTCAGCCAGTCAGGAACTCTGCTGACTAAAG TAATATTCCTGGTATTCTCCAACATAAATTCTGTATCTGCTCCTCTGAGGGGAGATGTTCTCCTCAACTGCGGCTTCAAGCAAGAGGAAATACCTTTAGCACCAGAAGTGGGCCTTGAATGGCGTCTACAGCACAGAGGAAAAGGCCGGAAAGTGCTTGAAATTAAGACAAAACTAGATGACACAGAAGGGGCGACTGTAG TTCATGGTGAGAGGAAAGGCTCCAGCGTGGATGGTGCTCAAGTCCTCAGTGAGGGGAATGTGTCCATGAGTGTGACTGAGCTGAAGGTTGTAGATGAAGGAACCTACATCTGTACAGTCAATCTGGGTCATTTCCACGCCCAGCAGATCATCCAGCTCCATATCATTC AACCACCACAGGTCTCTCTGTCGgaggagaagctgtttctgagTAAAAGTTCTCCACAGACATTGAGCTGTCATTGTGCTAAATACTATCCATTAGAGGCACAG ATGGAGTGGTTTTTCCTTCCTCCAACTGAAACGGAGCCAAAACTCTTTCCAAATCAGGGCTCTCTGAGCAGTCATCGGCAGCATGGGGACAGGACGTTTTCTCTGTCCTCTCATATAACTGTCCCCCCAAGTTTTTCTCCAGGAACCAAGATCACCTGCAGGGTATCCCACCCAGCACTGGATGAGCCTCTCTATGTCAGTATAGTAGTCGAAAGTCCCCAATCAG ATTCCTACTGGTGGGTTCTCGGTTTCCTCGTCGTCACTGTTCTTTTCTTCTATCAGGTCATGAAATAA
- the LOC124864288 gene encoding complement C1r subcomponent-like, with amino-acid sequence MDIFNLRTGWTSLIIWFLHLLVSECVPLPDSDPLMYGEVHSPQYPQPYPPNLQKQWDLSVPEGFRISLTFTHLDIEASADCYYDSITVLYDEKLLGKFCGNENSADGHHPGYQPILSPGSRLTLLFQSDDYNPDRHQNVGFSAQYQAIDIDECSAPEPEDGSGPLCSQICLNTLGSYLCTCHHGYELRSDQRSCMLSCGGGVFDELEGHLLSPGYPNPSPHALSCQYIISVESGFSVSLNFSDKFHIESVDTEEGLQCPYHWLEVNIPDRNPMRLCGETSPGLINTNSNTVRLDYRIDDQGQSHGWSLDYSTHRVKCPVPDKVVNGRVTPSLTEYFYRDHIYVRCDEGYKLMKDGQEIKGFSAMCQSNGQWHLPLPECHIIDCGEPEPLLNGGVTFLSGVQNQYLSVVQYHCNEPFYSSYGGNNVTFTCEADRQWRANHQVILRPVCLPVCGRPTKQIENNFKRIVGGNDAPQDTIPWQALVSVYSSRGGGMIIADHWILTAAHVVVANGQVQPPEAIRIYLGHTDAHKIIEAGALTPIAIHVHHGYNKSDTYNNDNDIALIKLQDPVTFSASIMPLCLPEEGDTYETGMMGLVSGFGITDQGTKRLLTNKLKYVQVPLVLQERCSSSLKAVTGTRTPILTDNMFCAGTPEGGQDSCNGDSGSAFTLQSEDGRFWAAGIVSWGVRCGQRGTYGFYTKVANYVKWMNRIMQEN; translated from the exons ATGGACATATTCAATCTCAGAACTGGTTGGACATCTCTCATCATATG GTTTCTGCATCTGCTGGTCTCTGAATGTGTCCCACTGCCAGACTCAGACCCTCTGATGTATGGGGAGGTCCATTCCCCCCAGTATCCTCAGCCCTATCCCCCCAACTTGCAGAAGCAGTGGGACCTCAGCGTGCCTGAGGGCTTCCGGATCAGCCTGACCTTCACGCACCTGGACATTGAAGCATCCGCAGACTGCTACTATGATTCAATTACA GTTCTATATGATGAAAAGCTGCTTGGGAAGTTTTGTGGGAATGAAAACTCTGCTGATGGACATCACCCTGGCTACCAGCCCATTTTGTCTCCAGGCAGCAGGCTCACCCTGTTATTCCAGTCGGATGACTACAACCCGGACCGACACCAGAATGTGGGATTCTCCGCTCAGTACCAAGCAATAG ACATAGATGAATGCTCGGCACCAGAACCTGAGGATGGATCTGGTCCACTGTGTTCTCAAATCTGCCTCAACACACTTGGGTCATATCTCTGTACTTGTCACCATGGCTATGAGCTACGTTCAGACCAGCGCTCCTGCATGT TATCCTGTGGCGGCGGTGTATTTGATGAACTAGAAGGGCATTTGTTGAGTCCAGGTTACCCGAACCCCTCGCCTCATGCTTTGTCCTGTCAGTATATCATTTCTGTGGAGTCTggcttctctgtctctcttaACTTCTCTGACAAGTTCCATATCGAGAGTGTGGACACTGAGGAAGGCCTACAGTGTCCCTATCATTGGTTGGAG GTGAACATACCAGATAGAAATCCCATGAGACTTTGTGGGGAAACAAGTCCAGGATTAATTAACACAAACTCAAACACTGTCAGGCTGGACTACCGCATTGATGATCAGGGACAAAGCCATGGATGGAGCCTGGACTACAGCACACACA GAGTGAAGTGTCCAGTTCCTGATAAAGTAGTAAATGGAAGGGTCACTCCTTCCTTAACTGAATACTTCTACAGAGATCACATCTATGTGCGCTGTGAtgaaggatacaaactaatgaAG GATGGTCAGGAGATAAAGGGTTTCTCTGCCATGTGCCAAAGCAACGGACAGTGGCATCTCCCACTGCCTGAATGCCATA TAATTGACTGTGGAGAACCTGAACCTTTGCTGAACGGAGGAGTGACTTTCCTGTCTGGCGTCCAGAATCAGTATCTTTCTGTTGTTCAGTATCACTGCAATGAACCGTTTTATTCTTCATATGGTGGCAATAACG TTACCTTCACCTGTGAAGCAGATAGACAGTGGAGAGCCAACCATCAGGTTATTTTGAGACCAGTATGTCTACCAG TTTGTGGTCGGCCAACGAAACAAATTGAAAATAACTTTAAGAGGATCGTCGGAGGAAATGATGCTCCACAGGATACCATCCCTTGGCAAGCTCTAGTTAGTGTATATTCAAGCAGGGGAGGGGGTATGATCATAGCAGATCACTGGATTTTGACTGCAGCTCACGTGGTTGTAGCTAATGGACAAGTTCAACCACCTGAGGCTATAAGA ATTTACCTTGGACATACAGATGCTCACAAAATTATAGAAGCTGGTGCTCTGACTCCAATCGCAATCCATGTTCACCATGGATACAATAAATCAGACACTTATAACAACGACAATGATATTGCACTGATAAAACTGCAAGACCCGGTTACATTCAGTGCATCAATAATGCCACTGTGTTTGCCAGAAGAAGGTGACACATATGAAACAGGAATGATGGG GCTGGTATCTGGCTTTGGCATTACAGACCAGGGCACAAAGCGTCTTCTAACAAATAAGCTGAAGTATGTGCAGGTTCCACTGGTGCTTCAGGAAAGATGCAGTAGTTCTTTGAAGGCAGTGACCGGTACCAGGACACCAATACTAACAGACAACATGTTCTGCGCTGGTACTCCCGAAGGTGGACAGGACTCTTGCAATGGTGACAGTGGGAGTGCTTTCACTCTGCAATCTGAAGATGGACGATTCTGGGCTGCTGGGATTGTCAGCTGGGGGGTTAGATGTGGACAGAGAGGGACATATGGATTTTATACCAAAGTTGCAAACTATGTAAAGTGGATGAACAGGATCATGCAAGAGAATTAA